agttagccaaaaatcttccgaataaatagtaaatttcaCCAACCcaacaaaatgaattaaaaatataacaaaagatattatgtttgaaatttagctcactggatcgggtataaatctgttcatttcaggtatgagtttttcgagttctcaacatttggatctaagtaggtatttgaaattttttatccgggtcgattttttttggttccggatcattctaactttttatattataaaatttaaataatatacaaaatgtatataaaatatgtgaatcaaaagataaatccgcgcaggcgcgcggatcatgatctagtaaCTATTAAATTACATAAATAGAATATATCGATTTAAAGATACCAATCacaaagttgtttaaaattttagttttagcaAGATTTTTTCAATactatatttaatgttaattctgtagattttaaaatttagtgttattcagtaattaatgttaaatattcaattaaattttatattattaattatatttatgttggTTCTTGGATTAAtaatttgaatataaaaattgaaatattgtGTTATTCATTTTTATAGATTAGTTACAATTCATTTTCgcttgattaaaaaaaattggatcaaatattataacaaaaaaaataacatctaAGTTATCACTTCATTGTTCTCTCCTTTGATATGAATGCCAAATTTCTCTCCTTAATTTGATCGAAAAAATGTTCTGTAATTTGAATGATCCAGTTGACTAAAACCAATTTCTTCTTAACCTTTTACGGTGATCTTTTCCACAAAGTACCGCACCAAAATATCTCTTTAAGCATGTTATTCAGTGGAGTGTGATTTCTCACTTTTAGTTTTCTTTATCCAAACAGAGTCAAAGATCAAACTGCCAGAATACAATAGACAACTGCAGTATTTTAAGGATTTTTATCTTTATCTAATTTTCATCTTACAGTTTGGAGATATAatttattgattatatatacACTTAAAGACACAGAGAATAAAAGCTTCACAACTCCTAAGAATCTCTCACTTATAAATTGGAACGTAATAAGAAGTTTAATTAATCCAAAAGTCCAGTCTTTTCCTCAGCATCAAGTTGTGACTTGACAGAGGCAGTATTAGGCCCGCTTGTAGTAGAGAAGCTAAGCGTTCTGCTAAACTCGTTCTGCCAAAAATGGTTCCTCAATGCTTTGAGCTTCGGGTTAACCGTCGAGAAGCTAGGATCCGACAGCAACTCTTGCATCTCTGTCTTTCCCTCCAACAGACTCACCACTTGGGACATCGTAGGCCTTAGCGTCGGTGACGCGTTGGTGCACATCAACGCCACGTTCAACATCagcatggcttcttcttctgagTAATCGGAGGCTAACGTCGGATCAACCATCTCTAGCAAGCATCCCTTCTCTTGCAAAACGTATGCCTGCACGTATGTTACATTGGTCATTTCATAGAGTTTTACACTTATTAAGTGGATGAAAGAGATGAGAATGTTTTTACCCAATCAAGAAGGTAAACGAAGTCCTCGCTTGGCCTAAAGTTTGTGTTACTCTTTCCACTTACGATCTCGAGTGCAACGACGCCAAAGCTATAAACATCTGCTTTCTCAGTCAAGTAACCACGCATGGCGTATTCTGGAGCCATGTAACCTCTGCAAGGCAAACAtgcaaaatatcaaaaaaaaaaaataaaaaaaaatgtattcttAAGAGAGAGACTTACACAGTTCCTGCAATGCGAGTGCTGATGTGAGTGTTTCCATCATCGTTCAGCTTTGCCAAACCAAAGTCGGAGATCTTGGCGTTGAGATCCTTATCGAGCAACACGTTGCTCGCCTTAATATCTCTGTGTACAATCTTTATCCTAGACTCTTCGTGGAGAAACGTAAGTCCTTTAGCTATCCCCAAACAAATCTTCTTCCTCGTTGACCAGTCTAGTTTCAGCCTAGCATTCACATCCTTTCCTGCAAAAAACAAATAACCCTTAATAATTTAGAGCATTCATGGTTCAGTTGCAAACTCTCAggataataaaaattaaaacgtACCAAAGAGGGCACGAGATAGACAGTTGTTCTCCAAATACTCATACACCAATATCAATTGGTTTCCTTCGACACAACAACCGTATAGCTTCACAAGATTCGGATGTTGTAGAGCTGAGATCATTCCTACTTCGTTTACAAACTCGCGGTTTCCCTGCCTTGATTTTGCAGATAATTGTTTGACTGCAATCAGTTTTCCTTCTGACAATACACCCTGCACCAAGAAATGTGACCATCTTCTAGTTTTTCTACTGTAAAAAGGATTCATAAGAAAGTTGACAGAACACAAAGTGGACTTACCTTGTAAACAGAGCCAAATCCACCTTCACCAATCTTCAAGGTTGCATCAAAATTATCAGTGGCGGCTTTTATCTGCCGTAGAGTGAAACTTCCAGTTTGTAGATCTAAATTCCTTAGCTCTGTTCAGTCAAAAGACAAACCAAAATGAAAGTAGTCTTCAGCCAACATAAATAGAATCTGAAAACATGATAAGAACACTAAAGTTTATAATACCTTTGTCAATAGCATTTTTGTCACTTCTTTTCTTCAAGAATATACCAAATATGAGCAATAAAAGAAGTGCTGCTGCAACAGGTATCCCTGCTTTTAGTATGATCTCTTTCTTGTCATGATACACCGGAGGTTTGAAATCTGACACAAGCAACTATGAGATTCCATGATCCATTTTCAAATATGaaagtaataagaaaaaaaaaaacttacttggTTCCACTGATATAGCTGATATCATAGGACCATAAACTCCTCTAATGGGAATGCCTGTTGTCCCTTTCCCAGCCCACCTCAACCCAATCTTCACATTGTTCTCTGTCACATTCACCAGGAACGATTTTATGACCGGCTTACCGGATCCACCAGCTGCTTCTTGGATATTGAAGTTCTTAATCACTAACTTATCCTGTATTCAGAGAAATGAGTAAGTAAGAATACTACTACTATATGTTatggttttacatttttttttcctatagaCATACCTGAACATAGATATCGAACAAGCGTTTGCCGAGGCTGTAAAGTGTCTTGTCATCGGTAAAGATGATCTCAGCGAAGTGGAGGTGGAGAGTGTAGTTACCGTTTCCAAGGCATAGTCCATAGTAAGTTAACGAGGAAGGAGAAACTCGAGCCGTCCTGTAAAGCCCGGAGGTGAGAGAGGAAGAAGCGTTAACTGATAATCTGGATGTGTTCTGTACGATGTAATCATCAGCATCATCATCGTTGTCCATGAAGTTCCCGGTGCTGCTATACGCCCAGTGATTGACAGCGAAGAACATTGAAGGACCTTTGGAGTTTTGGTCAGCTTCGTATGTCGTTCCTTTGTCCACTTTAACTTCACTTCCTCCACAGTTTATGTATAACTTATACTTATCTACAAATTAAGTTTAATCAAGAACATAGACCTGATCACCATTTATTTCAACTGTTAAAAACGTTGTTGCTTACGATCTCTCTTAGGAAGACGACAAGGGATGTGGTGAAGGTAACAGGATGATTCCTTGCGTCTGAAACATCAAACAGAGAGATTGTTTATCTGTCAGTTCACTAAACATGATTAAAAATGcaatacagagagagagattggtTTCTTACGATTTATTCCCCATGGAGAAGCTTTCCACCCAATTCCTAGGAAATGAAGCAAAAACATTTGTTATTTCTTCAAACGAATGAAACAAAAGTAttctgaaatatatataagagtACACTTACGAGGTAACATCGCTGCATTTACTCCCGGTAATTGAACTTGCATCGGTAAAGTTGTTGTAAGAAACATCACTGCACACATATCAAGAAGAacatatacagttttttttttaaatttgtgcTAAGTGGTAAAAACTGAAATTTTAGCTTGGGGATTAAGTAACGTAcacgtttttgtttttattaacgAAGTAGCTTGGAATAGCTCCTGTCAGCTTGTTTCCTGTCAAATAACTGAAAGAGAAGATTTATTTAGAAAACGCTTTCATGATTTAGGAAGAATACTCTCATAGCTGAGGTCACTTACATGAAATCTGCTTTCTTCATATTTTCAAACGTTGAGGGAATCTCACCGGTTAGTAGATTGAAGCTGAGGTCACTACATAGTAAACAGACAGAAGTTCAGTCTCATGGGAACATAGATAATATTAGAGGTCAATGTATGAACATGACTTACAGTGTTTTAAGCTTCTTCAGCTGCCCGATATACTTTGGAATTGGGCCATTTAAATTGCATTTTCTCAATATTCTGCATTGGAGGttgaataaaaaatacttaTACTACGTAGAGAACACAAACgttgtattgtttttttaactCACAGTGTCTTGATAGAGGCCAAGTTATTCAATGGAGGGAAAGGAGACGGTTTGCCTCCTAAATCACCAATCCTCCTGTCAATCACAACACACCAAGGAAGAAAAACTATGATGATTAATGTTTCACGAGGAAACCAATTTGAAAAGAAGTTGGTTTTGTCAATGGCTTTACAGATCGGTCAAGCTGGTTAAGGATGAAATACTAGAAGGTATCGGACCATCCAAACCTGAACCATGCAACTGCctgcaaaaaaaagagaaaaaacttGTTTGGTTTTGTATGTATTTTCTTGAGGGCATGCAAGTGTTTATGGAGAAAGAAGTAAACTCTTACAGTTTCATTATACTTGTCCAATTGCCGATGAAATCTGGTATCCGGCCAGTGAAGTTATTATCACTTATCCTCCTAGGATCACACAAATACAATAAATTTAAGACATGGTTAAAGATTATCTATCAAGGACTAAGTTTGTTACTTGTTATTTTGTCATATCAACCATGTTAATAAGACTAAGTTCTCTTACATATCAGTCAAGTTCTGGAGCAGTGCAAGTTCTTCAGGCAATGAGCCAGTGAAAGCATTTGAAGGAAGATGACTGATGCAAAAATCAGAGAAGATGATAAGATATTAGCCTATATTGCAGCTGGTTATCAATTCTAAGGTTGTTCTGACGATAACTATAGATATCTAGGAACAACCAAATAATAAGATGgagggagagagaaaaagaaacttTACAGTCTCTCCAAATGAATCATCCTTTTAATCTCAGGAGGGATTTGTCCTGAAAACAGATTTCCTTCGAGGCTCCTGCATAATTTCAAATACATAGATCATTCTGAAACACTCTAGAATCATAAAGGAAGCATATGAACAGAAAACTTTCAGGGCTAGGTTCTAAATTCTAATACTGACTCAGAACAAGTGTAAAAGGTGTAACAACGTACAAGTTTCTGAGCGTAGTAAGGCGAGTTAGGACTTTGGGGAATGGACCAGACAATCTGTTTCCCATGAAAGATCTGTGTATTGCAACATCGTCAAGCCCACAAAGACAACAACAGTTATtacaaaactaaagaaaatggtttatattttaaatatcattaGATCA
The Raphanus sativus cultivar WK10039 chromosome 1, ASM80110v3, whole genome shotgun sequence DNA segment above includes these coding regions:
- the LOC108834356 gene encoding probable LRR receptor-like serine/threonine-protein kinase At1g07650 — its product is MISWLSKYFIILLFTLIFHGRLGFSDNNKLHEAEVRALKEIGKKLGKKDWDFNKDPCSGQGNWVVTIYTSKEFESNITCDCSFLPLNSSCHVIRIALKSQNLTGIVPPEFSKLRHLKVLDLSRNYLTGSIPKEWASMRLEDLSFMGNRLSGPFPKVLTRLTTLRNLSLEGNLFSGQIPPEIKRMIHLERLHLPSNAFTGSLPEELALLQNLTDMRISDNNFTGRIPDFIGNWTSIMKLQLHGSGLDGPIPSSISSLTSLTDLRIGDLGGKPSPFPPLNNLASIKTLILRKCNLNGPIPKYIGQLKKLKTLDLSFNLLTGEIPSTFENMKKADFIYLTGNKLTGAIPSYFVNKNKNVDVSYNNFTDASSITGSKCSDVTSNWVESFSMGNKSRKESSCYLHHIPCRLPKRDHKYKLYINCGGSEVKVDKGTTYEADQNSKGPSMFFAVNHWAYSSTGNFMDNDDDADDYIVQNTSRLSVNASSSLTSGLYRTARVSPSSLTYYGLCLGNGNYTLHLHFAEIIFTDDKTLYSLGKRLFDIYVQDKLVIKNFNIQEAAGGSGKPVIKSFLVNVTENNVKIGLRWAGKGTTGIPIRGVYGPMISAISVEPNFKPPVYHDKKEIILKAGIPVAAALLLLLIFGIFLKKRSDKNAIDKELRNLDLQTGSFTLRQIKAATDNFDATLKIGEGGFGSVYKGVLSEGKLIAVKQLSAKSRQGNREFVNEVGMISALQHPNLVKLYGCCVEGNQLILVYEYLENNCLSRALFGKDVNARLKLDWSTRKKICLGIAKGLTFLHEESRIKIVHRDIKASNVLLDKDLNAKISDFGLAKLNDDGNTHISTRIAGTVGYMAPEYAMRGYLTEKADVYSFGVVALEIVSGKSNTNFRPSEDFVYLLDWAYVLQEKGCLLEMVDPTLASDYSEEEAMLMLNVALMCTNASPTLRPTMSQVVSLLEGKTEMQELLSDPSFSTVNPKLKALRNHFWQNEFSRTLSFSTTSGPNTASVKSQLDAEEKTGLLD